A stretch of the Nitratifractor salsuginis DSM 16511 genome encodes the following:
- a CDS encoding response regulator transcription factor, with product MCEKTMKLLLLEDDPIIAEQIRNYFELFDHRVDHYSDGAQLLDEANPAHYDIMLLDINTPGLNGIEVLRSFRDLSIDTPAIFITAMSDLDYLKQAYRFGCNDYVRKPFDIEELEIRIEHLVKGRTERWIAVTERYRFDMKNERLFDGEREVPLGRKERQLLHLLLKNRGHIVSKERIKDYLWEDQEVCDNTLRTTMKKLRDKLEENFIDNLRGVGYRIRHA from the coding sequence GTGTGTGAAAAAACCATGAAACTTTTGCTTTTGGAAGACGACCCCATCATCGCCGAACAGATCCGGAATTATTTCGAGCTCTTCGATCATCGCGTCGATCACTACAGCGACGGGGCACAGCTCCTCGACGAAGCCAACCCCGCCCATTACGACATCATGCTGCTGGATATCAACACCCCGGGTCTCAACGGCATCGAAGTGCTCCGAAGCTTCCGGGATCTTTCCATCGACACTCCGGCCATCTTCATTACCGCGATGAGCGACCTGGATTACCTCAAGCAGGCTTACCGTTTCGGCTGCAACGATTACGTCCGCAAACCCTTCGACATCGAGGAGCTGGAGATCCGCATCGAACACCTGGTCAAGGGGCGAACCGAGCGCTGGATCGCCGTCACCGAGCGCTACCGCTTCGATATGAAGAACGAGCGTCTTTTCGACGGTGAGCGCGAAGTTCCCCTGGGACGCAAAGAGCGGCAGCTACTTCATCTCCTGCTCAAAAACCGTGGCCATATCGTCAGCAAAGAGCGTATCAAAGATTATCTCTGGGAAGATCAGGAGGTCTGCGACAATACCCTGCGCACGACCATGAAAAAACTGCGCGACAAGCTGGAAGAGAATTTCATCGACAACCTTCGCGGAGTCGGCTACCGGATCCGCCATGCCTGA
- a CDS encoding sensor histidine kinase, which yields MPEPRPISRRKFTTVLALSFFIYGILLMLSFYLFSHWLIDKKEREKFRSEVTLEAANKERFLNLYLTHLSRSLRSIAYNPYFMSYVVDPKYLNSAEFLFLTIMLEHDDYMQLRFLGADGKERLRFDRDSPEGYPYKVGKLQDKSKRYYFYETARLKEGEIHTSKIDYNIENGKVVHPIVPVFRVSTPIYFEGKFKGVLTINTFAQKIIELFTSSPIFDTIIFDKDGYVIYAEGKFYDRKYQPKKLTEILPLPPGKLPRKLSDEYLSEKHRFYVKAMPMGTRTLYVAYRLKPGTALTLKKEDYQAAGIMLLLLILLALPLSWLLARPTEHMFEIVARQRQELEEFSHTLEDRVREKTEENARKDRLIIHQARLAELGEMIGNIAHQWRHPLTRLSLILQNLKALNKKDRLDKEQLEKMLSIANEQIFFMSDTIENFRNFYRPATEAENFSVKEAYTKVMEIVGYDLKHKNISIEYLENERVELHGMMTQFAQVFLNLIVNARDALMEREIPDPRIRIEVRCEKDELKIELSDNAGGIPEEHLEKIFEPYFSTKREKGTGVGLYMVKTIIEEKYGGSVKVENTREGARFTLTIPLPQKGRGASDE from the coding sequence ATGCCTGAGCCCCGCCCCATCAGCCGCCGGAAGTTCACGACCGTTCTGGCCCTCTCATTTTTCATCTACGGCATCCTGCTGATGCTGAGTTTCTACCTTTTCAGCCACTGGCTCATCGACAAAAAGGAGCGGGAGAAATTCCGATCCGAGGTGACGCTCGAGGCAGCCAACAAAGAGCGTTTCCTCAATCTCTACCTGACCCATCTCTCCCGCAGCCTTCGCTCCATCGCCTACAATCCCTATTTTATGAGCTACGTCGTCGATCCGAAATACCTCAACTCGGCGGAGTTCCTCTTCCTCACCATTATGCTCGAGCACGATGACTATATGCAGCTGCGTTTTCTCGGGGCCGACGGCAAAGAGCGCCTGCGTTTCGACCGGGACAGTCCGGAGGGCTACCCCTACAAAGTCGGCAAACTCCAGGACAAATCCAAACGCTACTATTTCTATGAGACCGCCAGGCTCAAAGAGGGCGAAATCCATACCTCCAAGATCGATTACAACATCGAGAACGGCAAAGTCGTCCACCCCATCGTTCCGGTCTTCCGGGTCTCCACTCCCATCTATTTCGAAGGAAAATTCAAAGGGGTGCTGACCATCAACACCTTTGCCCAGAAGATCATCGAGCTTTTCACCAGCTCCCCCATCTTCGATACGATCATCTTCGACAAAGACGGCTACGTCATCTACGCCGAAGGGAAATTCTACGACAGAAAATACCAACCCAAAAAGCTCACAGAGATCCTCCCCCTACCTCCCGGGAAACTTCCCCGAAAACTCTCCGACGAATACCTCTCGGAGAAGCACCGCTTCTACGTCAAAGCGATGCCGATGGGAACCCGCACCCTCTATGTCGCCTACCGACTCAAACCCGGCACCGCCCTGACCCTGAAAAAAGAGGATTACCAGGCGGCGGGGATTATGCTCCTCCTCCTGATCCTTCTCGCTCTGCCTCTCTCCTGGCTCCTGGCCCGCCCCACGGAGCATATGTTCGAGATCGTCGCCCGGCAGCGTCAGGAGCTCGAAGAGTTCAGCCACACCCTCGAAGATCGGGTCCGGGAAAAGACCGAGGAAAATGCCCGCAAAGACCGTCTCATCATCCACCAGGCCCGCCTGGCCGAGCTGGGAGAGATGATCGGCAACATCGCCCACCAGTGGCGCCACCCCCTCACCCGCCTGAGCCTGATCCTCCAGAATCTCAAAGCGCTCAACAAAAAAGACCGCCTGGACAAAGAGCAGCTCGAAAAAATGTTGAGCATCGCCAACGAACAGATCTTTTTTATGTCCGACACCATCGAGAATTTCCGCAACTTCTACCGACCGGCTACCGAAGCGGAGAACTTCAGCGTCAAAGAGGCTTATACCAAGGTTATGGAGATCGTCGGCTATGACCTGAAGCATAAGAACATCTCTATAGAGTACCTGGAGAATGAAAGAGTCGAGCTTCACGGAATGATGACCCAGTTCGCCCAGGTCTTTCTCAATCTCATTGTCAATGCCCGAGACGCTCTGATGGAGCGGGAGATCCCCGACCCGCGAATCCGCATCGAGGTCCGATGTGAAAAGGATGAACTGAAGATCGAACTCTCCGACAATGCAGGAGGGATCCCGGAGGAGCACCTGGAGAAGATCTTCGAACCCTATTTCAGTACCAAGCGGGAAAAAGGAACCGGAGTCGGTCTCTACATGGTCAAAACCATCATCGAAGAGAAATACGGCGGCAGTGTGAAGGTGGAAAATACGAGGGAGGGAGCACGCTTTACTCTGACGATCCCCCTCCCGCAAAAAGGACGGGGAGCATCCGACGAATGA
- the hisD gene encoding histidinol dehydrogenase has product MKIYNSKDERFPEIFEELLGRGAMDIDQVTETVAALLKEIREEGNAALRRHIARFDRWEPADDAALQVDPAEMAMAYEAIAPELRDALHLAYDRIKAYHEKLLPKSWFEYEKNGSMLGQKVTPVDRAGLYIPGGKAAYPSSLLMNAVPAIVAGVEEIVVCTPTPDNEINVLLLAACHLCGIKKVFKVGGASAIGAMAYGTETIPKVDVITGPGNIFVATAKKLVYGEVNIDMIAGPSEIGILADGSARPDWVAMDLLSQAEHDEMASSILITDDAELAKRVVDEVEKALSKLEREAIARKSIEERGAIIVTSDMAEAIDLMNQIAPEHLEVMTASPMELLGSIKHAGAIFLGHYTPEPIGDYIAGPNHTLPTGGTAKFYSPLSVEHFLKKSSLIMMTEAGVRELGDACALLAHTEGLTAHEASVRIRLEEK; this is encoded by the coding sequence ATGAAGATTTATAACAGCAAGGATGAGCGTTTCCCGGAGATTTTCGAAGAGTTGCTGGGACGCGGAGCCATGGATATCGACCAGGTGACCGAGACGGTGGCCGCTCTGCTCAAAGAGATCCGCGAGGAGGGCAACGCCGCTCTGCGCCGGCATATCGCCCGGTTTGACCGCTGGGAGCCTGCCGACGACGCGGCCTTGCAGGTCGATCCCGCGGAGATGGCTATGGCCTACGAAGCGATCGCCCCCGAGCTTCGCGATGCCCTGCACCTGGCCTATGATCGGATCAAGGCTTATCACGAGAAACTCCTGCCCAAATCCTGGTTCGAGTATGAGAAAAACGGCTCGATGCTGGGGCAGAAGGTCACACCGGTAGACCGGGCAGGGCTCTATATCCCCGGCGGCAAGGCGGCTTATCCCAGCTCTCTGCTGATGAATGCCGTGCCGGCGATCGTGGCGGGGGTCGAAGAGATCGTGGTCTGCACCCCCACACCCGATAACGAGATCAATGTGCTCCTGCTGGCGGCCTGTCATCTCTGCGGCATCAAAAAGGTCTTCAAAGTCGGCGGCGCTTCGGCCATCGGGGCGATGGCTTACGGCACCGAAACCATCCCCAAGGTAGATGTGATCACCGGCCCCGGCAATATCTTCGTGGCGACGGCCAAAAAGCTGGTCTACGGCGAAGTCAATATCGATATGATCGCCGGCCCCAGCGAAATCGGGATCCTGGCCGATGGCAGTGCCCGTCCCGATTGGGTGGCGATGGACCTGCTCAGCCAGGCCGAGCACGACGAGATGGCCAGCTCCATTCTCATCACCGACGATGCGGAGCTGGCCAAGAGGGTCGTGGACGAAGTGGAAAAAGCGCTCTCGAAGCTGGAGCGTGAAGCGATCGCGCGCAAATCGATCGAGGAGCGGGGAGCCATTATCGTCACCTCCGATATGGCCGAAGCCATAGACCTGATGAACCAGATCGCCCCGGAGCACCTGGAGGTGATGACCGCCTCGCCTATGGAGCTTCTGGGGAGCATCAAACACGCCGGCGCCATCTTTCTGGGCCACTACACCCCCGAACCCATCGGCGACTACATCGCCGGGCCCAACCATACCCTGCCCACCGGAGGCACGGCGAAGTTCTATTCACCTCTGAGCGTGGAGCATTTCCTCAAAAAATCCTCTCTGATTATGATGACCGAAGCGGGGGTGCGGGAGCTCGGCGATGCCTGTGCTCTCTTGGCCCATACCGAAGGATTGACGGCTCACGAGGCCAGCGTGCGGATCCGCCTGGAGGAAAAATAG
- a CDS encoding 1-aminocyclopropane-1-carboxylate deaminase, translated as MELELAAPTPVESIVIEGKHFYLKRDDLIHPDFSGNKARKFHHWLRADLPRIKRVVSYGSVQSNAMYSLSVLAKMRGWEFHYYVDHIPGYLREHPVGNYRAALENGAVFNEKIEMRNEKFGEETLFVEEGGRQPEAEEGIALLAGEISQWQRENGIEKLTVFLPSGTGTTALYLNKSFSTLNTQRSDLTTKVVTVPCVGDARYLRKQFAMLEPDEDLWPRIVDLPRKYHFGKLYREFYQLWLELYRQTGVVFDLLYDPKGWQTLLQYREDLDGALLYLHQGGLKGNESMLPRYRRKFPDLEKENCGEK; from the coding sequence ATGGAGTTGGAACTTGCTGCACCCACTCCGGTTGAATCGATTGTCATTGAGGGAAAGCATTTCTACCTGAAGCGGGATGATCTGATCCATCCCGATTTTTCCGGGAACAAAGCTCGCAAGTTTCATCACTGGCTCCGGGCCGATCTGCCCCGGATAAAGCGTGTGGTCTCCTACGGCTCCGTACAATCCAACGCGATGTACTCCCTCTCGGTCCTGGCGAAGATGCGGGGTTGGGAATTTCACTACTATGTCGATCACATCCCCGGGTATTTGCGGGAGCATCCCGTGGGGAATTACCGGGCGGCGCTGGAGAACGGAGCAGTTTTTAATGAGAAAATAGAAATGAGAAATGAGAAATTCGGGGAAGAGACACTCTTTGTCGAAGAGGGAGGGCGTCAGCCCGAAGCCGAGGAAGGGATCGCCCTTCTGGCGGGGGAGATATCGCAGTGGCAGCGTGAAAACGGCATTGAAAAGCTGACCGTCTTTCTCCCCTCCGGCACCGGCACCACCGCACTCTATCTCAATAAATCTTTCTCAACGCTCAACACTCAACGCTCAGATCTGACGACGAAAGTCGTCACCGTTCCCTGTGTGGGAGATGCCCGATATCTGCGCAAACAGTTTGCCATGCTTGAGCCGGATGAGGATTTGTGGCCCCGGATCGTTGATCTGCCCAGGAAATATCACTTCGGCAAGCTCTACCGGGAGTTTTACCAACTTTGGCTAGAATTGTATCGACAGACGGGGGTGGTCTTCGACCTGCTCTACGATCCCAAAGGATGGCAGACGTTGTTGCAATACCGTGAGGACCTGGATGGGGCGCTGCTCTATCTCCATCAGGGCGGGCTCAAAGGCAACGAAAGTATGCTGCCGCGCTACCGGAGAAAATTCCCCGATCTTGAAAAAGAAAACTGTGGAGAGAAGTGA
- a CDS encoding ribonucleotide-diphosphate reductase subunit beta, protein MKPEHYYNPNGEPILDEKIYGGNPTGFVDFNRPRYKWSVNLYDLMNANTWFPSEVNTANEKKHFDLLTDNEQAIYKLTFAQLSFNDSAQEEYLSDFRRLANNRLVKAALSLQIMQEVNHSKSYAVLLDAAGNSDEVFDLYKHDAALNRKNQRIANQFARYIDGNSAEEMLLSAMASVNLEGIYFLLGFSYIYVLGDKVPGARDMIKFIARDEINTHLPLFANIFKTIYKENKIPASIVDKAYEMIQEAVDIELEYGKYLLENYPIMGLTDELMEKTVYNYANDRLNKIGLEPIFEETPQTYLQKLVEKHLKMNDVRSNFFESNVANYAKNSLDLDDF, encoded by the coding sequence ATGAAACCCGAACATTATTACAATCCCAACGGTGAGCCGATCCTCGATGAGAAGATCTACGGTGGAAATCCGACGGGCTTCGTCGATTTCAACCGTCCCCGCTACAAATGGAGCGTCAACCTCTACGACCTGATGAATGCCAATACATGGTTCCCCTCGGAGGTCAACACCGCCAACGAGAAGAAACACTTCGACCTGCTCACCGACAATGAGCAGGCGATCTACAAACTCACCTTCGCCCAGCTCAGCTTCAACGACAGCGCCCAGGAGGAGTACTTAAGCGATTTCCGCCGCCTGGCCAACAACCGCCTGGTCAAAGCAGCCCTGAGCCTGCAGATTATGCAGGAGGTCAACCACTCCAAGAGCTACGCTGTCCTCCTCGATGCCGCCGGCAACTCCGACGAAGTCTTCGACCTCTACAAACACGATGCGGCCCTCAACCGCAAAAACCAGCGCATCGCCAACCAGTTCGCCCGCTACATCGACGGCAACTCCGCCGAAGAGATGCTGCTTAGTGCTATGGCCAGCGTCAACCTGGAGGGGATCTACTTCCTGCTGGGCTTCAGCTACATCTATGTCCTGGGCGACAAGGTCCCCGGCGCCCGGGATATGATCAAATTCATCGCCCGGGACGAGATCAACACTCACCTGCCGCTTTTTGCCAACATTTTCAAAACGATTTACAAAGAGAACAAGATCCCCGCTTCCATCGTCGACAAAGCTTATGAGATGATCCAGGAAGCGGTGGATATCGAACTGGAATACGGGAAATACCTGTTGGAGAACTACCCTATTATGGGCTTGACCGATGAGCTGATGGAAAAGACTGTCTACAACTATGCCAACGACCGGCTCAACAAAATCGGCCTGGAACCCATCTTCGAAGAGACCCCCCAGACCTACCTTCAGAAGCTCGTAGAAAAACACCTGAAGATGAACGATGTCCGCAGCAACTTCTTCGAGAGCAACGTAGCCAACTACGCCAAAAACAGCCTCGACCTGGACGACTTCTGA
- the fbaA gene encoding class II fructose-bisphosphate aldolase, producing MSQKISELVQPGVVTGDDLQKIFEVAKAEEFALPAVNVVGTDSVNAVMEAAAKVNSPVIVQFSNGGASFYAGKGLSNENEKAAILGAISGAKHVHTLAEAYGIPVILHTDHAARKLLPWIDGLLEASEEHFKQYGKPLFSSHMIDLSEEPLEQNLATCEEYLRRMDKMGMTLEIELGITGGEEDGVDNTNVDNAALYTQPEEVCEAYERLSAISPRFTIAASFGNVHGVYKPGNVHLEPKILRNSQEYIQKKLGTGPKPVSFVFHGGSGSSPEEIKEAISYGVVKMNIDTDTQWAFWDGVRGYVAKYHDYLQSQIGNPEGEDKPNKKYYDPRKWLRAGEESMRDRVVKAFEELNCIDRY from the coding sequence ATGAGTCAGAAAATTTCCGAGTTGGTACAGCCCGGTGTCGTCACAGGGGACGATCTGCAGAAGATCTTCGAAGTGGCCAAGGCGGAGGAGTTCGCTCTGCCGGCGGTCAATGTGGTGGGAACCGATTCGGTCAATGCCGTGATGGAAGCGGCCGCCAAGGTCAATTCGCCGGTCATCGTGCAGTTTAGCAACGGGGGAGCCTCTTTCTATGCCGGAAAAGGGCTCAGCAACGAGAATGAAAAGGCGGCGATTCTCGGGGCGATCAGTGGAGCCAAGCATGTCCACACCCTGGCCGAAGCCTACGGGATTCCGGTCATTCTCCACACCGATCATGCCGCCCGCAAACTCCTGCCCTGGATCGACGGACTCCTCGAAGCCAGCGAAGAGCATTTCAAGCAGTACGGCAAACCGCTTTTCTCTTCCCATATGATCGACTTGAGCGAAGAGCCCCTGGAGCAGAATCTCGCTACGTGTGAAGAGTATTTGCGTCGGATGGATAAGATGGGAATGACTCTGGAGATCGAACTGGGGATCACCGGGGGAGAAGAGGACGGTGTGGACAATACCAACGTCGACAACGCCGCGCTTTACACCCAGCCCGAAGAGGTCTGCGAAGCTTACGAACGTCTCAGCGCCATCAGCCCCCGCTTCACCATCGCCGCCAGCTTCGGAAACGTCCACGGGGTCTACAAGCCTGGGAATGTCCATCTGGAGCCCAAGATCCTGCGCAACTCCCAGGAGTACATTCAGAAGAAACTCGGCACCGGCCCCAAGCCGGTCAGTTTCGTTTTCCATGGCGGCAGCGGCTCCAGCCCCGAGGAGATCAAAGAGGCGATCAGCTACGGCGTGGTCAAGATGAATATCGATACCGATACCCAGTGGGCCTTCTGGGACGGCGTGCGGGGTTATGTGGCGAAATACCATGACTATCTCCAGAGCCAGATCGGCAATCCCGAAGGGGAGGACAAACCCAACAAGAAGTATTACGACCCCCGCAAATGGCTCCGTGCCGGTGAAGAGTCGATGCGGGACCGGGTGGTCAAAGCTTTTGAAGAGCTCAACTGTATCGATCGGTATTAG
- a CDS encoding peptidylprolyl isomerase, whose translation MKRKLLATALSFSMGATLLSASDVIAVVNGHKITKAEVNTFLRQSMPNQPITYDMLDPKTKKKVLDGLIETEILAEAAQKAGVEKNPEFQQMLDMAKKKLMINAWAKDEFKKIIVSESEAKEFYQKHQDKFTRPAQVHARHILVKSEKKAQEIIDQLKGLKGEALQKRFIELAKKESTGPTGPKGGDLGYFGKDQMVLPFSKAAFALNKGEITTKPVKTQFGWHVIYVEDKKPAQTIPFDAVKDRVIAALKQQRFAEKMKKETELLKKKASITIEGAEKAAEETPSK comes from the coding sequence ATGAAGAGAAAATTGCTGGCAACCGCACTCAGCTTCAGTATGGGAGCGACGCTTTTGAGCGCATCGGATGTCATCGCCGTCGTCAACGGCCACAAGATCACCAAGGCGGAGGTCAATACCTTCCTCCGCCAGAGTATGCCCAATCAACCCATTACCTATGATATGCTCGATCCCAAGACCAAAAAGAAGGTTCTCGACGGCCTCATCGAGACGGAGATCCTGGCCGAAGCGGCCCAGAAGGCCGGGGTGGAGAAGAACCCCGAGTTTCAGCAGATGCTCGATATGGCGAAGAAGAAGCTGATGATCAACGCCTGGGCGAAAGATGAGTTTAAAAAGATTATCGTCAGCGAGAGCGAGGCGAAAGAGTTTTATCAGAAACACCAGGATAAGTTTACACGCCCGGCTCAGGTCCACGCCCGCCATATCCTCGTCAAAAGTGAAAAGAAGGCCCAGGAGATCATCGATCAGCTCAAAGGGCTCAAGGGTGAAGCCCTCCAAAAGAGATTCATCGAGCTGGCCAAGAAGGAATCAACTGGGCCCACAGGCCCCAAAGGGGGAGATCTGGGCTATTTCGGCAAAGATCAGATGGTCCTGCCTTTCTCCAAGGCCGCTTTTGCCTTGAACAAAGGGGAAATCACCACCAAACCGGTCAAGACCCAGTTTGGATGGCACGTGATCTATGTGGAGGATAAAAAGCCGGCCCAGACCATTCCTTTTGATGCGGTCAAGGATCGGGTCATCGCTGCGCTCAAGCAGCAGCGCTTCGCCGAAAAGATGAAAAAAGAGACAGAACTTCTCAAAAAGAAGGCTTCGATTACCATCGAGGGTGCCGAAAAAGCCGCCGAGGAGACCCCTTCCAAATAA
- the nth gene encoding endonuclease III, with amino-acid sequence MKRTATVALPKGKVKKVKLATRKEIEEIKRLLLEHYPDSVTELHYRNLYELLVSVMLSAQCTDKRVNIITPALFEKYPDIHALAQADVEEVKELIKSCSFFNNKAKNLVAMARMVEEQYGGEIPLDEKELVKLPGVGQKTAHVVLIEYTGANLMAVDTHVFRVAHRLGLSNATTPEGTEEDLVRKFKTDLHRLHQAMVLFGRYICKAVKPECERCFLTEYCKSKDNFKPR; translated from the coding sequence ATGAAGAGGACAGCGACGGTGGCACTCCCCAAAGGCAAGGTCAAGAAGGTCAAGTTGGCAACCCGCAAAGAGATCGAAGAGATCAAACGGCTTTTGCTGGAGCACTATCCGGACAGTGTGACGGAGCTTCACTACCGCAACCTCTATGAACTGCTGGTCTCCGTGATGCTCTCAGCTCAATGCACCGACAAACGGGTCAACATCATCACCCCCGCCCTCTTTGAAAAATACCCCGACATCCACGCATTGGCCCAAGCCGATGTCGAAGAGGTCAAAGAGCTGATAAAAAGCTGCTCCTTTTTCAACAACAAAGCCAAAAACCTGGTGGCGATGGCCCGTATGGTGGAGGAGCAGTACGGCGGAGAGATCCCCCTCGATGAAAAGGAACTGGTCAAACTCCCCGGCGTCGGGCAGAAAACCGCCCACGTGGTCCTCATCGAATATACCGGCGCCAATCTGATGGCGGTCGATACCCATGTCTTCCGGGTCGCCCACCGGCTGGGCCTCAGCAACGCCACGACCCCTGAGGGGACGGAGGAGGACCTGGTCCGCAAATTCAAAACCGATCTGCATCGCCTCCATCAGGCGATGGTCCTCTTCGGACGCTACATTTGCAAAGCGGTCAAACCCGAATGTGAGCGCTGTTTTCTCACGGAGTATTGCAAGAGCAAAGATAATTTCAAACCGAGATAA
- a CDS encoding fused protease/ribonucleoside-triphosphate reductase, whose protein sequence is MMSGISYPVEEHFVLDGKTKEALRQRPVRFGFGAFGETVYYRTYSRLKPDGSQEHWPDTVIRVIEGVFSLRREHYRRNNLDWDEEHWQRYASKMAEAMFEMRWLPPGRGLWAMGTKFVYERGSAALNNCGAVDTTDLIAAADWLMDMLMCGVGVGFNTAWPGELVHFPEGAEKLYRIPDSREGWVASVRLLMESYLRGGPRYRFDYSQIRPEGSPIRGFGGTAAGPEPLRELHSALEKIFRSYAAGTIDRTRCIVDVMNSIGKCVVAGNIRRSAEMALGSIDDRSFLELKDYRKHPDREAIGWISNNTVLLEKAKDFEKLQRVVPGILDNGEPGLINLINVQRYAHFGEESPDRAWLSNPCAEIPLESFELCNLAEAFPTRCDDEESFFRALEFATFYASTVTLLPTHRPETNAVVARNRRIGVSVSGIADLLDRKGAAKLIRLLKKGYLHVRQLNQQWAEEAGVPASVRVTTVKPSGTISQLAGVSSGMHFPPFRYAIRRIRIGDDSKISALLKEAGVPHEPDRYSEETSVFEFPIDQGETREVSEVSAWEQFTLLATLQREWSDNMVSCTISFDPEKEGSRIEEMLAFFLPMIKSVSMLPRREGGTYPQMPYERISEEEYRRRMTQMPHIDWNRLGGYEGTGSRYCSDEACEL, encoded by the coding sequence ATGATGAGTGGAATTTCCTATCCGGTCGAAGAGCATTTTGTCCTCGACGGGAAGACGAAGGAAGCATTGCGGCAGCGGCCGGTGCGTTTCGGATTCGGAGCGTTCGGTGAAACGGTCTATTATCGTACCTACAGCCGCCTGAAGCCCGATGGGAGCCAGGAGCACTGGCCTGATACGGTGATCCGCGTGATCGAAGGGGTCTTTTCTCTGCGTAGAGAGCATTATCGGAGGAATAATCTTGACTGGGATGAAGAGCATTGGCAGCGCTATGCTTCGAAAATGGCCGAAGCGATGTTCGAAATGCGTTGGCTTCCGCCAGGCCGGGGACTCTGGGCTATGGGGACGAAATTTGTCTACGAGCGGGGGAGTGCGGCGCTCAACAATTGCGGGGCGGTGGATACCACGGATCTGATTGCGGCTGCCGACTGGCTCATGGATATGCTGATGTGCGGGGTGGGTGTAGGCTTCAATACCGCCTGGCCGGGTGAACTCGTACACTTCCCTGAAGGGGCGGAAAAACTTTACCGCATCCCCGACAGCCGGGAGGGTTGGGTTGCCTCGGTGCGACTCTTGATGGAAAGCTATCTGCGGGGAGGGCCCCGCTACCGTTTTGATTATTCACAGATTCGTCCCGAGGGCTCTCCCATCCGAGGCTTCGGCGGAACCGCTGCTGGGCCGGAGCCGCTTAGAGAACTTCACAGTGCGCTTGAGAAGATCTTCCGTAGTTATGCAGCGGGAACGATCGATAGGACCCGCTGTATCGTGGATGTGATGAATTCTATCGGCAAATGCGTGGTCGCCGGCAACATCCGGCGTAGTGCGGAGATGGCTCTGGGCTCTATCGACGACCGAAGCTTCCTGGAACTGAAGGACTATCGCAAACATCCTGACCGGGAGGCGATCGGATGGATTTCCAACAATACGGTGCTCCTGGAGAAAGCAAAAGACTTTGAGAAGCTTCAGCGCGTGGTCCCCGGTATTCTCGACAATGGCGAACCGGGCTTGATCAACCTGATCAACGTGCAACGATACGCCCATTTCGGGGAGGAGTCTCCTGACCGGGCCTGGCTGAGCAATCCCTGTGCGGAGATTCCCCTGGAGAGCTTCGAACTCTGTAATCTTGCCGAGGCCTTTCCCACCCGATGTGATGATGAAGAAAGTTTTTTCCGTGCTTTGGAATTTGCCACTTTTTATGCCTCCACCGTTACGCTGCTGCCGACCCATCGCCCCGAGACCAATGCCGTTGTGGCGCGCAACCGGCGTATCGGTGTGAGTGTTTCGGGGATTGCCGACCTTCTGGACCGGAAGGGTGCAGCGAAACTGATCCGCTTGCTCAAGAAGGGGTACCTTCATGTGCGCCAGCTCAATCAGCAATGGGCGGAGGAGGCGGGAGTTCCCGCCTCGGTACGCGTTACGACCGTCAAGCCTTCCGGGACAATCAGCCAGCTGGCGGGCGTGAGCTCCGGGATGCACTTTCCTCCCTTTCGCTATGCAATCCGCCGAATCAGGATCGGTGATGACAGCAAAATCTCTGCGCTCCTCAAGGAGGCGGGAGTTCCCCATGAACCGGATCGCTACAGTGAGGAGACCAGTGTGTTCGAATTTCCGATCGACCAAGGGGAAACAAGGGAAGTCTCCGAGGTCTCCGCATGGGAGCAGTTTACCCTTCTAGCGACACTTCAGCGGGAGTGGAGCGACAATATGGTCAGCTGCACCATCAGCTTCGATCCCGAAAAAGAGGGGTCACGAATTGAAGAGATGCTGGCCTTTTTCCTTCCGATGATTAAATCGGTTTCGATGCTTCCGAGGCGGGAGGGTGGCACCTATCCCCAGATGCCCTATGAAAGGATCAGCGAAGAGGAGTACCGTCGGCGTATGACTCAAATGCCGCATATCGATTGGAACCGTCTCGGTGGATACGAAGGAACAGGAAGCCGCTACTGTAGTGACGAAGCATGTGAACTCTGA